In a single window of the Dreissena polymorpha isolate Duluth1 chromosome 3, UMN_Dpol_1.0, whole genome shotgun sequence genome:
- the LOC127873289 gene encoding uncharacterized protein LOC127873289 encodes MSLNPALGHLYHDDRINGVFTALDVKDKLRTREINARESKQFEKYESMVNRAMSVCRRRYEYEQRHVRNNLSDIRWKTPTLTSSLRRESERTREHERPHTYNGRVSLPDVNRKHDASPDSRKELVLVSSWSVFSNKRTRTFSAPEQTTYARSASSRGSLNQVSSRARAFTKKTQQVTHNLHRLYKNSVERKLKEHNTTVLDILGRESKEELEKALFVLRGTPAGDAIEDILRARQFVSNGNNNSSLAKRTVSDIFVTQLDTDENKAQSVVSLESEGTSLPTLTSGTGNLFIRGNIDRNNNEFAESPTNKSISTCQDIKTALSDNVFDSEDPQLMSSVLGNASDTDPCPKSIKWTEIFKAPELWRQQHRNVRTDFKTPRAVSLVTLTGKRTSNDVETMKTFFFEK; translated from the coding sequence ATGAGTCTGAATCCTGCTCTCGGACATCTCTATCATGACGACAGAATAAACGGCGTTTTTACAGCACTTGACGTCAAGGACAAACTACGCACGCGTGAAATTAACGCGCGTGAGTCGAAACAGTTTGAAAAGTACGAAAGCATGGTAAACCGCGCTATGTCCGTGTGCAGGCGAAGGTACGAGTACGAGCAAAGACACGTCAGAAACAATCTAAGTGACATAAGGTGGAAAACGCCGACGTTGACTTCGAGTCTCCGACGCGAAAGTGAACGTACGCGAGAACACGAACGTCCACATACGTATAACGGACGCGTCAGTTTACCTGACGTGAATCGCAAACATGACGCTAGTCCGGACAGTAGGAAAGAATTGGTGCTTGTGAGTTCTTGGTCCGTCTTTTCCAATAAAAGGACACGGACGTTTTCGGCGCCTGAGCAAACTACATACGCTCGTTCTGCTAGTTCCAGGGGAAGCTTGAACCAAGTATCTAGCCGGGCTCGTGCTTTTACGAAGAAAACACAGCAGGTTACACATAACTTGCATCGCCTCTATAAGAATAGCGTTGAACGCAAGTTGAAAGAACATAATACAACTGTATTGGACATTTTAGGCCGTGAATCAAAAGAAGAACTAGAAAAGGCGTTATTCGTTTTACGCGGAACACCGGCCGGGGATGCCATAGAAGACATCTTACGTGCGCGACAGTTTGTATCAAATGGGAATAATAACTCGTCATTGGCAAAACGGACAGTGTCTGATATATTTGTAACCCAGTTGGACACGGACGAAAACAAGGCGCAGTCGGTTGTTTCTCTAGAATCTGAGGGTACCAGCCTTCCTACACTGACCTCAGGAACGGGCAATTTGTTTATTAGAGGCAATATTGACCGAAACAATAATGAATTCGCAGAATCGCCCACCAACAAAAGCATTTCAACCTGTCAAGATATAAAAACGGCGCTTTCTGATAATGTGTTTGATTCGGAAGACCCGCAATTGATGTCGTCAGTGCTAGGAAACGCCTCTGACACAGACCCCTGTCCCAAATCGATTAAATGGACGGAGATTTTTAAAGCGCCTGAGTTGTGGCGTCAGCAGCATCGGAATGTCCGAACCGATTTTAAGACCCCGCGGGCCGTGAGTCTCGTCACTCTCACCGGCAAGAGGACGTCAAACGATGTTGAAACGATGAAaacttttttctttgaaaaatag
- the LOC127873893 gene encoding centrosomal protein kizuna-like isoform X5 produces MASSNVEYYQKQKDLQDFILDNEQKRKRLEAQLQAYCQSDEKMAKLRAVKLQSYWRRICEDERRSKQRNAQLLRDLDRMEANMATLDARREKLKHMKEQYFDYIERTYPKWRELVEQKKQEHMNKQQQQQQHQQPQHHGYYSESQQEMNGDTAPQSYEQQKPSTTSTPATPSRTAAKSFSSQGQESRQQTLPKHQEAFLTQPSYEDDEDDEDVPPPLPSSPPPGQESLRDSNKRALTSDLPEREYSNLNNFRRETPSAQPPSVPQSVTVHMPKVQGEVNSPAKSRQDGTGRRMEQPSPNWLAPEKDNSVQSISFSEDAEVPIQPVQSVTVRQKNDVQKKPATMAPVSDDDVSDFEDDPDLPSGAGPEDGRVEPEPTMDTPDEDDDTMSDQPPSPVHPEVTTAGLVRLLKHVEGDLEEALALEGYYRTRSPDEAHRKHIIHKANTSGDLGGLDGELVSMVVLHQLTLVIRRLPGACMLSDTLLVQGKKNMTDADIRRNLHRDAQELWDKLLEHFVILVESHVMGTREVAHIFVPCMVHEGSHYQEIAVAALENVIERLLEKEEGPVSPGRQDSVTLDTAHSSQQGGVIYENLNYAVPPLKFGSLIDSKRFSDDESSMITQSMTTDNGPKVPLNETDAYKSLVSGTLPRHPVHHGDDTDNSDNELEKQIASTLSPRSTGSITPKSPKKPNEKNEKSGDFVMTFTPRSQNSTLKSVLGSTGGSSQQRKIAVMISSDLDSDGEVDIDHMVQKKEEEDDDFDFYG; encoded by the exons atgGCGTCGTCAAACGTTGAATATTACCAAAAACAAAAAGATTTGCAAGATTTTATTCTTGATAA tGAACAGAAAAGAAAGCGACTAGAAGCCCAGCTTCAAGCTTATTGCCAATCAGATGAGAAGAT GGCCAAGCTGCGTGCAGTGAAGCTGCAGAGCTACTGGAGGCGAATCTGTGAGGACGAGCGGAGGAGCAAGCAGAGGAACGCTCAGCTCCTGAGAGACCTCGACAGGATGGAGGCAAACATGGCAACCCTCGATGCACGCAGGGAGAAACTCAAACACATGAAG GAACAGTACTTTGACTATATTGAAAGAACATACCCAAAGTGGCGAGAGTTGGTTGAACAGAAGAAACAAGAGCATATgaataaacaacaacagcaacaacagcatCAACAG CCGCAGCATCATGGCTATTACTCAGAATCACAGCAAGAAATGAATGGAGATACTGCTCCACAGAGCTACGAACAACAAAAGCCAAGTACAACATCAACACCAGCAACACCCTCACGTACAGCAGCAAAAAGCTTCAGTTCTCAAGGTCAGGAATCCAGACAGCAAACTCTGCCCAAGCACCAGGAGGCCTTCCTGACACAGCCCTCCTATgaggatgatgaagatgatgaggaCGTCCCCCCACCCCTCCCCTCCTCTCCACCCCCGGGCCAAGAGAGCCTCAGGGACAGTAACAAGCGGGCATTAACGTCAGATTTGCCAGAGAGAGAATACTCAAACTTGAACAACTTCAGAAGAGAAACTCCT AGTGCACAACCCCCCTCAGTGCCACAGTCAGTGACTGTGCACATGCCCAAAGTGCAGGGGGAGGTGAATTCACCAGCCAAATCTCGGCAAGATGGCACTGGGAGGAGAATGGAACAGCCCAGTCCTAACTGGTTGGCACCAGAGAAGGACAACAGTgtgcaaagcatcagttttagtGAAGATGCAGAGGTCCCAATTCAGCCTGTACAGAGTGTGACTGTCAGACAGAAAAATg ATGTGCAGAAAAAGCCAGCAACAATGGCACCTGTATCCGACGATGATGTCAGCGATTTTGAAGATGATCCTGACCTCCCTAGTGGGGCAGGGCCTGAGGATGGCCGGGTAGAACCAGAACCCACCATGGACACACCTGATGAGGATGATGATACCATGTCTGATCA GCCCCCATCCCCTGTGCACCCAGAGGTCACTACGGCGGGGCTGGTGAGGCTCCTCAAGCATGTTGAGGGGGACCTAGAGGAGGCCCTGGCACTTGAAGGCTACTACCGAACACGCAGTCCGGATGAGGCACACAGaaaacacataataca TAAAGCTAACACGTCCGGTGACCTGGGGGGTCTGGATGGGGAGCTGGTGAGCATGGTGGTATTACATCAGCTGACCCTGGTGATACGACGCCTTCCTGGGGCATGTATGCTCTCTGATACACTGCTCGTGCAGGGCAAGAAAAACATGACTGATGCCGACATTAG ACGGAACCTGCATCGTGATGCCCAAGAGTTGTGGGACAAGTTACTTGAGCATTTTGTGATTCTCGTAGAGAGCCATGTGATGGGGACTCGAGAGGTGGCCCACATCTTTGTTCCATGCATGGTGCACGAGGGCTCTCACTACCAGGAAATT GCTGTCGCAGCATTGGAAAATGTTATAGAACGGTTATTGGAGAAGGAAGAGGGGCCAGTATCGCCAGGGAGACAGGATAGTGTTACTCTGGATACAGCACATAGCAGCCAGCAGGGGGGAG TGATTTATGaaaatctcaactatgcag TTCCGCCACTCAAGTTTGGCAGTCTTATTGATAGTAAGCGATTTAGCGACGATGAATCAAGCATGATTACTCAAAGCATGACCACAGACAATGGTCCTAAAGTGCCACTGAATG AGACGGATGCGTACAAGAGTCTGGTAAGTGGCACGTTACCACGGCATCCAGTTCACCATGGGGACGATACAGACAACTCTGACAATGAGCTGGAGAAGCAGATAGCCTCTACTCTGTCTCCACGTAGCACTGGGAG CATAACTCCTAAGTCTCCTAAAAAGCCAAATGAGAAAAACGAGAAATCAGGAGATTTTGTAATGACTTTCACACCTAGAAGTCAGAATAG
- the LOC127873893 gene encoding centrosomal protein kizuna-like isoform X7: MASSNVEYYQKQKDLQDFILDNEQKRKRLEAQLQAYCQSDEKMAKLRAVKLQSYWRRICEDERRSKQRNAQLLRDLDRMEANMATLDARREKLKHMKEQYFDYIERTYPKWRELVEQKKQEHMNKQQQQQQHQQPQHHGYYSESQQEMNGDTAPQSYEQQKPSTTSTPATPSRTAAKSFSSQGQESRQQTLPKHQEAFLTQPSYEDDEDDEDVPPPLPSSPPPGQESLRDSNKRALTSDLPEREYSNLNNFRRETPSAQPPSVPQSVTVHMPKVQGEVNSPAKSRQDGTGRRMEQPSPNWLAPEKDNSVQSISFSEDAEVPIQPVQSVTVRQKNDVQKKPATMAPVSDDDVSDFEDDPDLPSGAGPEDGRVEPEPTMDTPDEDDDTMSDQPPSPVHPEVTTAGLVRLLKHVEGDLEEALALEGYYRTRSPDEAHRKHIIHKANTSGDLGGLDGELVSMVVLHQLTLVIRRLPGACMLSDTLLVQGKKNMTDADIRRNLHRDAQELWDKLLEHFVILVESHVMGTREVAHIFVPCMVHEGSHYQEIAVAALENVIERLLEKEEGPVSPGRQDSVTLDTAHSSQQGGVIYENLNYAVPPLKFGSLIDSKRFSDDESSMITQSMTTDNGPKVPLNETDAYKSLVSGTLPRHPVHHGDDTDNSDNELEKQIASTLSPRSTGRYFYV; encoded by the exons atgGCGTCGTCAAACGTTGAATATTACCAAAAACAAAAAGATTTGCAAGATTTTATTCTTGATAA tGAACAGAAAAGAAAGCGACTAGAAGCCCAGCTTCAAGCTTATTGCCAATCAGATGAGAAGAT GGCCAAGCTGCGTGCAGTGAAGCTGCAGAGCTACTGGAGGCGAATCTGTGAGGACGAGCGGAGGAGCAAGCAGAGGAACGCTCAGCTCCTGAGAGACCTCGACAGGATGGAGGCAAACATGGCAACCCTCGATGCACGCAGGGAGAAACTCAAACACATGAAG GAACAGTACTTTGACTATATTGAAAGAACATACCCAAAGTGGCGAGAGTTGGTTGAACAGAAGAAACAAGAGCATATgaataaacaacaacagcaacaacagcatCAACAG CCGCAGCATCATGGCTATTACTCAGAATCACAGCAAGAAATGAATGGAGATACTGCTCCACAGAGCTACGAACAACAAAAGCCAAGTACAACATCAACACCAGCAACACCCTCACGTACAGCAGCAAAAAGCTTCAGTTCTCAAGGTCAGGAATCCAGACAGCAAACTCTGCCCAAGCACCAGGAGGCCTTCCTGACACAGCCCTCCTATgaggatgatgaagatgatgaggaCGTCCCCCCACCCCTCCCCTCCTCTCCACCCCCGGGCCAAGAGAGCCTCAGGGACAGTAACAAGCGGGCATTAACGTCAGATTTGCCAGAGAGAGAATACTCAAACTTGAACAACTTCAGAAGAGAAACTCCT AGTGCACAACCCCCCTCAGTGCCACAGTCAGTGACTGTGCACATGCCCAAAGTGCAGGGGGAGGTGAATTCACCAGCCAAATCTCGGCAAGATGGCACTGGGAGGAGAATGGAACAGCCCAGTCCTAACTGGTTGGCACCAGAGAAGGACAACAGTgtgcaaagcatcagttttagtGAAGATGCAGAGGTCCCAATTCAGCCTGTACAGAGTGTGACTGTCAGACAGAAAAATg ATGTGCAGAAAAAGCCAGCAACAATGGCACCTGTATCCGACGATGATGTCAGCGATTTTGAAGATGATCCTGACCTCCCTAGTGGGGCAGGGCCTGAGGATGGCCGGGTAGAACCAGAACCCACCATGGACACACCTGATGAGGATGATGATACCATGTCTGATCA GCCCCCATCCCCTGTGCACCCAGAGGTCACTACGGCGGGGCTGGTGAGGCTCCTCAAGCATGTTGAGGGGGACCTAGAGGAGGCCCTGGCACTTGAAGGCTACTACCGAACACGCAGTCCGGATGAGGCACACAGaaaacacataataca TAAAGCTAACACGTCCGGTGACCTGGGGGGTCTGGATGGGGAGCTGGTGAGCATGGTGGTATTACATCAGCTGACCCTGGTGATACGACGCCTTCCTGGGGCATGTATGCTCTCTGATACACTGCTCGTGCAGGGCAAGAAAAACATGACTGATGCCGACATTAG ACGGAACCTGCATCGTGATGCCCAAGAGTTGTGGGACAAGTTACTTGAGCATTTTGTGATTCTCGTAGAGAGCCATGTGATGGGGACTCGAGAGGTGGCCCACATCTTTGTTCCATGCATGGTGCACGAGGGCTCTCACTACCAGGAAATT GCTGTCGCAGCATTGGAAAATGTTATAGAACGGTTATTGGAGAAGGAAGAGGGGCCAGTATCGCCAGGGAGACAGGATAGTGTTACTCTGGATACAGCACATAGCAGCCAGCAGGGGGGAG TGATTTATGaaaatctcaactatgcag TTCCGCCACTCAAGTTTGGCAGTCTTATTGATAGTAAGCGATTTAGCGACGATGAATCAAGCATGATTACTCAAAGCATGACCACAGACAATGGTCCTAAAGTGCCACTGAATG AGACGGATGCGTACAAGAGTCTGGTAAGTGGCACGTTACCACGGCATCCAGTTCACCATGGGGACGATACAGACAACTCTGACAATGAGCTGGAGAAGCAGATAGCCTCTACTCTGTCTCCACGTAGCACTGGGAG
- the LOC127873893 gene encoding centrosomal protein kizuna-like isoform X6 has translation MASSNVEYYQKQKDLQDFILDNEQKRKRLEAQLQAYCQSDEKMAKLRAVKLQSYWRRICEDERRSKQRNAQLLRDLDRMEANMATLDARREKLKHMKEQYFDYIERTYPKWRELVEQKKQEHMNKQQQQQQHQQPQHHGYYSESQQEMNGDTAPQSYEQQKPSTTSTPATPSRTAAKSFSSQGQESRQQTLPKHQEAFLTQPSYEDDEDDEDVPPPLPSSPPPGQESLRDSNKRALTSDLPEREYSNLNNFRRETPSAQPPSVPQSVTVHMPKVQGEVNSPAKSRQDGTGRRMEQPSPNWLAPEKDNSVQSISFSEDAEVPIQPVQSVTVRQKNDVQKKPATMAPVSDDDVSDFEDDPDLPSGAGPEDGRVEPEPTMDTPDEDDDTMSDQPPSPVHPEVTTAGLVRLLKHVEGDLEEALALEGYYRTRSPDEAHRKHIIHKANTSGDLGGLDGELVSMVVLHQLTLVIRRLPGACMLSDTLLVQGKKNMTDADIRRNLHRDAQELWDKLLEHFVILVESHVMGTREVAHIFVPCMVHEGSHYQEIAVAALENVIERLLEKEEGPVSPGRQDSVTLDTAHSSQQGGVIYENLNYAVPPLKFGSLIDSKRFSDDESSMITQSMTTDNGPKVPLNETDAYKSLVSGTLPRHPVHHGDDTDNSDNELEKQIASTLSPRSTGSTLKSVLGSTGGSSQQRKIAVMISSDLDSDGEVDIDHMVQKKEEEDDDFDFYG, from the exons atgGCGTCGTCAAACGTTGAATATTACCAAAAACAAAAAGATTTGCAAGATTTTATTCTTGATAA tGAACAGAAAAGAAAGCGACTAGAAGCCCAGCTTCAAGCTTATTGCCAATCAGATGAGAAGAT GGCCAAGCTGCGTGCAGTGAAGCTGCAGAGCTACTGGAGGCGAATCTGTGAGGACGAGCGGAGGAGCAAGCAGAGGAACGCTCAGCTCCTGAGAGACCTCGACAGGATGGAGGCAAACATGGCAACCCTCGATGCACGCAGGGAGAAACTCAAACACATGAAG GAACAGTACTTTGACTATATTGAAAGAACATACCCAAAGTGGCGAGAGTTGGTTGAACAGAAGAAACAAGAGCATATgaataaacaacaacagcaacaacagcatCAACAG CCGCAGCATCATGGCTATTACTCAGAATCACAGCAAGAAATGAATGGAGATACTGCTCCACAGAGCTACGAACAACAAAAGCCAAGTACAACATCAACACCAGCAACACCCTCACGTACAGCAGCAAAAAGCTTCAGTTCTCAAGGTCAGGAATCCAGACAGCAAACTCTGCCCAAGCACCAGGAGGCCTTCCTGACACAGCCCTCCTATgaggatgatgaagatgatgaggaCGTCCCCCCACCCCTCCCCTCCTCTCCACCCCCGGGCCAAGAGAGCCTCAGGGACAGTAACAAGCGGGCATTAACGTCAGATTTGCCAGAGAGAGAATACTCAAACTTGAACAACTTCAGAAGAGAAACTCCT AGTGCACAACCCCCCTCAGTGCCACAGTCAGTGACTGTGCACATGCCCAAAGTGCAGGGGGAGGTGAATTCACCAGCCAAATCTCGGCAAGATGGCACTGGGAGGAGAATGGAACAGCCCAGTCCTAACTGGTTGGCACCAGAGAAGGACAACAGTgtgcaaagcatcagttttagtGAAGATGCAGAGGTCCCAATTCAGCCTGTACAGAGTGTGACTGTCAGACAGAAAAATg ATGTGCAGAAAAAGCCAGCAACAATGGCACCTGTATCCGACGATGATGTCAGCGATTTTGAAGATGATCCTGACCTCCCTAGTGGGGCAGGGCCTGAGGATGGCCGGGTAGAACCAGAACCCACCATGGACACACCTGATGAGGATGATGATACCATGTCTGATCA GCCCCCATCCCCTGTGCACCCAGAGGTCACTACGGCGGGGCTGGTGAGGCTCCTCAAGCATGTTGAGGGGGACCTAGAGGAGGCCCTGGCACTTGAAGGCTACTACCGAACACGCAGTCCGGATGAGGCACACAGaaaacacataataca TAAAGCTAACACGTCCGGTGACCTGGGGGGTCTGGATGGGGAGCTGGTGAGCATGGTGGTATTACATCAGCTGACCCTGGTGATACGACGCCTTCCTGGGGCATGTATGCTCTCTGATACACTGCTCGTGCAGGGCAAGAAAAACATGACTGATGCCGACATTAG ACGGAACCTGCATCGTGATGCCCAAGAGTTGTGGGACAAGTTACTTGAGCATTTTGTGATTCTCGTAGAGAGCCATGTGATGGGGACTCGAGAGGTGGCCCACATCTTTGTTCCATGCATGGTGCACGAGGGCTCTCACTACCAGGAAATT GCTGTCGCAGCATTGGAAAATGTTATAGAACGGTTATTGGAGAAGGAAGAGGGGCCAGTATCGCCAGGGAGACAGGATAGTGTTACTCTGGATACAGCACATAGCAGCCAGCAGGGGGGAG TGATTTATGaaaatctcaactatgcag TTCCGCCACTCAAGTTTGGCAGTCTTATTGATAGTAAGCGATTTAGCGACGATGAATCAAGCATGATTACTCAAAGCATGACCACAGACAATGGTCCTAAAGTGCCACTGAATG AGACGGATGCGTACAAGAGTCTGGTAAGTGGCACGTTACCACGGCATCCAGTTCACCATGGGGACGATACAGACAACTCTGACAATGAGCTGGAGAAGCAGATAGCCTCTACTCTGTCTCCACGTAGCACTGGGAG